In Flavobacterium enshiense, the genomic stretch AGAATAGAATTTATGCCCAGAAATTTGTATTTCCGACACTTGGAGTTAATGATTTTGAAGATGCGGAAAATGCTGTACTACTATATCCAAACCCTGCCAGCAGTTACTTTAACATTAAAGCAGCTTCAACAATCAAAACTATTGCGGTTTATAATATGTTAGGTCAAAATGTTCTTACGAAGGACTTTGTAGATTCAATGGAATTAAACATACCAACTCAAAACTGGTCAAGAGGTTTATATACAATCAGCATTGAAACGACTGACAACAAAACGCTGACAAGAAAATTACTTAAAGAATAACCACCACTAAACGATAACTTAACTATCACTTTTTTTTGGTAGGCCTGCCAAATAAGTCCTATCTATGAAATCCCGATTCGTCGGGATTTTTTATTACAGGACAGTTACCTCATCTAAATAAATTAAAGTATCACTCCTCTCAGAAGTTAATTAACACTTTAGTACTCAGCATTTTTATTATTTTTACAATTCCCAAATTTGTTAACAAAACTATAAAATTAGTTCATTAACTACAAAAATAGTTGTGTAACTAAAAATATAGTTGTACGTTTGTTATGTGCTTGAGAGTTAGCAAGCACATTTTGCGTTAGATTTGAGATTAAGAGGAGGACAGCCCGTGGCTGTCCGGTAAAAATCTACGCAGCTAATTAGCGTTAGGGATTACTTCACTTAACTTTTATTTTAATAGGAGTTCAGTGAACTACGTTTAAGGCGATATCCTCTTTATTTGGGCATTTCGAGAGCCTCAATGTCCAAATAAAAAGATAAAGCCGATAGTCCGACCCTTGTGGGAACGCCCATTTAAAAACATCAATCATGCAAAAGTTAACCAACAAAGAAGAAGAAGTAATGCACATTTTATGGAAGCTGGAAAAAGCCTTTGTGAAAGAAGTTATGGCAGAAATAAAAGAAGATCAGCCGCATTACAACACTTTGTCTACGATTATCCGGAATCTGGAAGAGAAAGGATATGTTTCGCACAATGCCTTTGGAAATACGCACCAATACTTCCCTATCGTAACAAAAGAAGACTACCGTAAAGGTTTTATGAACACTGCTATTGAAAATTATTTCAATAACTCCTATAAAAGTATGGTTTCCTTTTTTGCCAAGGAAGAGAAAATCAGTGCCAAAGAATTACGCGAAATATTAGAAATGATCGAAAAGAAAAAATAAAGCCTATGGAAGCTTTGGGAATTTATCTGCTGAAAGTGAGCGCACTGATGGTAATTTTCTATCTCGCTTACTTTGTTTTCCTTCGAAAAGAAACATTTTTCAATTCGAACCGTTGGTTTTTACTGGCAGGGTTGATTACTTCATTAGGTTTGCCGTTTGTGACGTATACCAAAATAGTTTGGGTAGATCCTGCTCCTGTTTATGATTATAGTACGCTTGCGCTTCCGGTAAATTACGTTCCGGTACAGGATCCGACCTTTGAAATTGACTGGTCTTTGGTTTTGGCCACTGTTTATGGAATCGGGATTTTGGTTTTTCTTGTAAAATTCGCTATCGATTGTTTCGCTATAAAACAGATTATCGAGAAACCGAAAGCCATCAAAAAAAGCGAATTCTATTTAATTGATACTGAAAAAGTCCAATCACCTTTTTCATTCTTTAACTATATCGTTTATAATTCGGCCGTATTGAAAGAAGAAGAACTCGAGAACATTCTGCACCACGAAAAAGTACACAGTGCCCAGAGACATTCTTTAGATATGCTTTTGGCTCAGATCTTTTGTATTGCTTTCTGGTTCAATCCGATAGTTTGGCTCTACAAAAAAGCTATAGCACAAAACCTTGAGTTTATCGCCGATGCCGAAGCAACCAAAAAAATAGAAGACGTTAAAAGTTATCAGAAAACCCTATTAAAAGTAACAATGCAGTCGCAATGCATTGCAATCACCAATCCATTTTATCAATCATTAATCAAAAAACGAATTGTCATGTTAAACAAAAATCAATCAGACAAGAAGAATTCCTGGAAGTATCTAGTTGTATTGCCGCTCTTAGCTTTCTTTATGTTCCAATTCCAAACACGTGTTTTGGCTCAGGAAAAAACTAATCCGGTGGCAGAAAAAAGTCAGGAATCCAAAAAAGTTGTTTCTGTGGTAATTGACAAAAACACCACGGATGCCGAAATCAAAAAAGATGCTGAAATGCTGAAAAAAGATTTTGCCATCACCTTAAAAGTATCCAAAATCAAAAGAAACTCCAGTGGTGAAATTACCGGACTTAAAATCAAAGTAAAAGACAATGAAGGTAATTCTGCCGATTCTCAATACAACAGCAAGACACCAATCCAACCTATACAAATCGTAAAAGAATTTGGTGGCGATAAATTTTTCGGAATCGGAACAAAAGATTTTTTCAGAAAACAAAAATCTGATTTGGTACAAGTGAAACGAATCAAACATATCAGTGAAGACGGAGAAGATATTCAGGTAATTATTGAAGGCGACGATGACAATCATTTTGATTGGGCAGATGCATTGGGAATTGATCCTCCGCTACCTCCGGATGCCCCTGCAGCTCCAGATGCGCCAGCAGTACCAGGTTTACCAGAAGCTCCCGATGCACCAGGAGCGCCAAAAGCGCCTAAAATGATGAAAAAAACTGTTGCTGTAAAGCAAAACGGTAATAAAAAAGAAGTTTGGGTTGACGGCGAAAAAGTAACCGAAGAAATTTTAGGCGACATGAATATGGAAGACTTAGACAATGTATATGTTTATGATACCAAGGGCCCGAAAGGACATAAAGGACCGAAAGGCCACAAATTCATGGCACACGATCAAAGAGTTGAAGTGATTAATGACGGCGACAAAAAGATCGTTATCGTTACCAAAGGCGAAGACGGAAAGACTACAAGAACGGTTGAAACCATAGACTTCAAAAAAATAAACGACGAAGTAAAAGCTGAAATGAAACGTATGCGTCCTGAAATCGAAAAGGCTAAAAAAGAAGCCATGGAAGCAAGAAAACAAGGCATGGAAGCAAGAAGAGAAGCCATGAAAGAGCGTGAAGAAGCCTTAAAAGCAAGGGAGAAAGCTTTAGAGGAAAGAGAAAAAGCTTTGGAGCAAGCTGAAAAGCAAAACAAGAAGCCTTGAAAAACAAAAAATAAACTTTACAACAGTAATCATCAATCATCATCACCCGAGGCATTTGATATTAAGAAAATTAATTAATTGGAGCGCAGCGGAAAAAATCAAAACTAAAAAGACCGTCATGTTTATGACGGTCTTTTTTTATTTAAACTACCGAGGGAAGCTTTACTGAGCAATTAAATACTTTTACACAGTTGCTCCCTGATGATGTGCTCTTTCCCCGATTTGCTGTCTCCACATGGCATAGTACAAGCCTTTTTCCTCCAATAAATCGAGGTGTTTGCCCTGCTCAATGATTTTACCTTGTTCTAAAACAAATATCTTATCTGCATGCATGATGGTAGACAAACGATGGGCAATCAGTACCGTAATCTGGTCTTGTTTTGAAGAGATGCTACGGATAGTTTTCGTTATCTCTTCCTCGGTAATCGAATCCAAAGCCGAAGTAGCTTCATCGAATAACAACAACCTCGGATTTCGCAACAAGGCACGGGCTATGGACAAACGTTGTTTTTCACCACCCGAAACTTTAATACCGCCTTCGCCAATGGTGGTGTTGATACCGTTCTCGGCACGCTCGAGCAAATTTTGACAGGCTGCTTTTTGCAACACATCATTTAGTTCCTCATCTGTAGCTGTGGGTTTTACAAACAATAAATTATCCTTGATCGTCCCCGAAAACAGTTGTGCATCTTGAGTCACAAAACCTAACTGCTGTCGTAATTCGGTAAGGTCGATGGCTGTGGCGTTAGTCCCATTGTAATAAATAGTACCCTGCTCAGGTGTGTACAATCCCACCAGCATCTTAACCAAAGTGGTTTTACCACTTCCCGATGGCCCAACAAAGGCGATGGTCTCCCCTGCCTTGGCTTCAAAAGAAATATCTTTTACCGCATAAGTGGAAGCGGTTTGGTGTTTGAATGAAATATTAGAGAATTTCAATTGTGTAATAGAACCGATTGTTTTCGGTTGCAAAGGTGTCTCTTCGCTTTTGGCATTCATCAAACCACTGAAATTATCCATAGAGGCTTTGGTCTCGTTATAGACAGCAATCACATTTCCTAATTCCTGCAGCGGGTTGAACAAAAAGAAAGAGAAAAACATCAACGTAATCAAATCGCCCGGCTTGATGACACCCTGAAAAATAAACATGTACAATGCAAAGACCAAAGTGGTTCTCATAAAATGTACGGTAGTGCCCTGAATAAAACTCAGAGAACGGATGAAACGTACTTTCTTTAATTCAAGGCCCAATATTTTGACAGTTGTTGCATTGAGTCGGTTGACTTCCTGCTGTGTAAGCCCTAAACTTTTTACAAGTTCAATATTGCGCAATGATTCAGTCGTAGCACCAGCCAAGGCGGTTGTTTCACCTAATATCTGACGTGAAACGGTTTTTATTTTTTTTCCCAGAAAAGAACTGATAAAGGCGATCACCGGAACGGTTGCTAAGAAGATAGGCCCTAACAACCAATGGATATTGACAGCGTAGAGTACGATAAAAATTATCCCGATAATCGTTTGAAACACCATGGAGATAGACAGGGTGATAAACTTCTCGCAATCGGTTTTTACCTTTTGGAGTTTACCAAGGGTTTCTCCACTACGTTGATCTTCAAAATCCTGATATGGCAACTGCAACGCTTTTTGGATCCCGTCAGTATACATATGGGCACCAGTACGCTGGATGATGATATTGGTATAATAATCCTGGAAATTCTTAGCAATTCGAGACATCATAGCGGCACCGAGCGATAGGGTCAGCCAGCCCAGAACTGCCTTGATAAAGGCCGGCTGATTGTTGTTAAAAGTATCCACTCCCACTCCACATTGATTTAATAACTTACCAATAATGATAGAGTCGTATAAAGAAAAACATTGATTAATGGCAGCTAACAACAGGGCGAAAAACAA encodes the following:
- a CDS encoding BlaI/MecI/CopY family transcriptional regulator, which gives rise to MQKLTNKEEEVMHILWKLEKAFVKEVMAEIKEDQPHYNTLSTIIRNLEEKGYVSHNAFGNTHQYFPIVTKEDYRKGFMNTAIENYFNNSYKSMVSFFAKEEKISAKELREILEMIEKKK
- a CDS encoding M56 family metallopeptidase; this translates as MEALGIYLLKVSALMVIFYLAYFVFLRKETFFNSNRWFLLAGLITSLGLPFVTYTKIVWVDPAPVYDYSTLALPVNYVPVQDPTFEIDWSLVLATVYGIGILVFLVKFAIDCFAIKQIIEKPKAIKKSEFYLIDTEKVQSPFSFFNYIVYNSAVLKEEELENILHHEKVHSAQRHSLDMLLAQIFCIAFWFNPIVWLYKKAIAQNLEFIADAEATKKIEDVKSYQKTLLKVTMQSQCIAITNPFYQSLIKKRIVMLNKNQSDKKNSWKYLVVLPLLAFFMFQFQTRVLAQEKTNPVAEKSQESKKVVSVVIDKNTTDAEIKKDAEMLKKDFAITLKVSKIKRNSSGEITGLKIKVKDNEGNSADSQYNSKTPIQPIQIVKEFGGDKFFGIGTKDFFRKQKSDLVQVKRIKHISEDGEDIQVIIEGDDDNHFDWADALGIDPPLPPDAPAAPDAPAVPGLPEAPDAPGAPKAPKMMKKTVAVKQNGNKKEVWVDGEKVTEEILGDMNMEDLDNVYVYDTKGPKGHKGPKGHKFMAHDQRVEVINDGDKKIVIVTKGEDGKTTRTVETIDFKKINDEVKAEMKRMRPEIEKAKKEAMEARKQGMEARREAMKEREEALKAREKALEEREKALEQAEKQNKKP
- a CDS encoding ABC transporter ATP-binding protein → MKILYTYIKQHKLLLFFALLLAAINQCFSLYDSIIIGKLLNQCGVGVDTFNNNQPAFIKAVLGWLTLSLGAAMMSRIAKNFQDYYTNIIIQRTGAHMYTDGIQKALQLPYQDFEDQRSGETLGKLQKVKTDCEKFITLSISMVFQTIIGIIFIVLYAVNIHWLLGPIFLATVPVIAFISSFLGKKIKTVSRQILGETTALAGATTESLRNIELVKSLGLTQQEVNRLNATTVKILGLELKKVRFIRSLSFIQGTTVHFMRTTLVFALYMFIFQGVIKPGDLITLMFFSFFLFNPLQELGNVIAVYNETKASMDNFSGLMNAKSEETPLQPKTIGSITQLKFSNISFKHQTASTYAVKDISFEAKAGETIAFVGPSGSGKTTLVKMLVGLYTPEQGTIYYNGTNATAIDLTELRQQLGFVTQDAQLFSGTIKDNLLFVKPTATDEELNDVLQKAACQNLLERAENGINTTIGEGGIKVSGGEKQRLSIARALLRNPRLLLFDEATSALDSITEEEITKTIRSISSKQDQITVLIAHRLSTIMHADKIFVLEQGKIIEQGKHLDLLEEKGLYYAMWRQQIGERAHHQGATV